The following proteins are encoded in a genomic region of Methanosphaera sp. WGK6:
- a CDS encoding sugar phosphate nucleotidyltransferase — translation MKDTVGMILCGGFGKRLRPVTETIPKPLVELKEDYTILDKQIFDFKSAGIKKVILLTGFLGEKIEERYGDNYMGVAVEYVKEEQPLGTLNAIRLGMEHMDDDTQCVIRNGDVVADLSIKKMIEQGEKSPFDFTIFVTQMTSPYGIVELSGDKIVSFKEKPLLDYYINGGIYFSKGKLDFESYQTGDIEKTIFPELAKDKKLGYYKENGLFWMAVDTSKELQQVQKEYENREDKPWGYEKILIYTEKYLTKELFIKEEYQTSFHYHPNKDETMYIVSGRGYIEFEDKKEYFKAKDTVRIEPNTPHTIVATENTVLHEVSTPDLNDTIRIKDFYDSQTPSGER, via the coding sequence ATGAAAGACACAGTGGGAATGATACTATGTGGTGGCTTCGGTAAAAGGTTAAGACCAGTAACTGAAACCATACCAAAACCATTAGTAGAACTAAAAGAAGATTACACAATACTAGACAAACAAATATTTGACTTTAAAAGTGCAGGCATTAAAAAAGTAATATTATTAACAGGATTCCTTGGAGAAAAAATCGAAGAACGATACGGGGATAACTACATGGGAGTAGCTGTGGAATATGTTAAAGAAGAACAACCACTCGGAACATTAAATGCAATACGACTTGGAATGGAACACATGGACGATGACACACAATGTGTAATAAGAAATGGAGATGTTGTTGCAGATTTAAGTATTAAAAAAATGATAGAACAAGGAGAAAAATCCCCATTTGATTTTACAATTTTTGTAACCCAAATGACATCACCCTATGGTATCGTTGAATTAAGTGGTGATAAAATAGTATCATTTAAAGAAAAACCATTACTTGACTATTACATAAATGGAGGAATTTACTTCTCAAAAGGTAAATTAGACTTTGAATCCTATCAAACAGGAGATATTGAAAAAACAATATTCCCTGAATTAGCAAAAGATAAAAAACTAGGTTATTATAAAGAAAATGGTTTATTTTGGATGGCAGTAGATACAAGTAAAGAATTACAACAAGTTCAAAAAGAATATGAAAACAGAGAAGATAAACCTTGGGGTTATGAGAAAATATTAATATACACTGAAAAATATCTTACCAAAGAACTATTCATAAAAGAAGAATATCAAACCAGTTTCCATTATCATCCAAATAAAGACGAAACAATGTATATTGTAAGTGGAAGAGGATATATAGAATTTGAAGATAAAAAAGAATATTTCAAAGCTAAAGATACTGTGAGAATAGAACCAAATACACCACACACAATTGTTGCAACAGAAAACACAGTATTACATGAAGTATCCACACCAGATCTTAATGATACTATACGAATAAAAGACTTTTATGATTCACAAACACCATCTGGTGAAAGATAG
- the hisH gene encoding imidazole glycerol phosphate synthase subunit HisH: MCIFIKKITIIDYGSGNIRSIYNGFKKIGVKVNISSDKYEIENSDALIVPGVGSFGAGMKNLIDYKEIINNHIQEKKPLLGICLGLHMLFSNSQESPGIEGLNIFEGSVEKLQLPPKYKIPHMGWNKITVNKTSKNNTTLLTDMNQKYMYFVHSYYINPADKDIITAYTEYGAKIPIAIGKDNIHALQFHPEKSGEAGLNILRKFVDEIE; encoded by the coding sequence GTGTGCATTTTTATTAAAAAAATAACTATTATAGACTATGGTAGCGGAAACATTCGAAGTATATATAATGGATTTAAAAAAATAGGTGTTAAAGTAAATATATCTTCTGATAAATATGAAATAGAAAACTCTGATGCACTAATTGTTCCAGGAGTAGGATCTTTTGGAGCAGGAATGAAAAATTTAATAGACTATAAAGAAATTATAAATAATCATATACAAGAAAAAAAACCATTACTAGGAATTTGTCTTGGACTACATATGTTATTTTCAAATAGTCAGGAAAGTCCAGGTATTGAAGGATTAAATATTTTTGAAGGAAGTGTGGAAAAATTACAACTTCCACCCAAATACAAAATACCACATATGGGCTGGAATAAAATAACTGTTAATAAAACATCAAAGAATAATACAACACTCTTAACAGACATGAATCAGAAATACATGTATTTTGTACATTCATATTACATTAACCCTGCAGATAAAGATATTATCACAGCTTACACTGAATATGGTGCTAAAATTCCAATAGCCATAGGAAAAGACAATATTCATGCACTACAATTCCATCCTGAAAAAAGTGGAGAAGCAGGACTTAACATACTAAGAAAATTTGTTGATGAAATAGAATAA